One genomic region from Sulfuriflexus mobilis encodes:
- a CDS encoding RluA family pseudouridine synthase, whose protein sequence is MNSETGPIEVHIDVTDHDATAIELLADKTTLSKSRLKQTMIKGAVWFTRGNKTQRVRRAKKTFLPGDTLHLYYDEKVLAREPLAPELIADEGAYSVWFKPYGMLSQGSKWGDHCTIGRWAEQHLQPQRPAFVVHRLDRAATGLILIAHEKKAAAALSALFQSRDIEKHYRAVVHGRFPDEEQCLTTEIDGKAATSHARKLDFAEGVNRSLVAIRIETGRKHQIRRHLSEAGFPIIGDRLYGKTEKKGAHEDLQLTAFTLAFLCPITGTPRTYHLSEDKLPRLSSLNKS, encoded by the coding sequence ATGAATAGCGAAACCGGTCCTATCGAGGTCCATATCGATGTCACTGACCATGATGCCACGGCCATTGAGCTGCTTGCGGACAAGACCACATTATCAAAATCACGCCTGAAACAGACCATGATAAAAGGCGCTGTCTGGTTCACGCGCGGTAATAAAACACAGCGTGTTCGCCGGGCGAAGAAGACCTTTCTGCCCGGTGATACCTTGCACCTCTATTATGATGAGAAGGTCCTTGCCCGTGAGCCACTGGCACCTGAACTGATTGCCGATGAAGGGGCATACAGCGTCTGGTTCAAACCTTATGGCATGTTATCACAAGGCTCGAAGTGGGGTGACCACTGCACCATCGGCCGTTGGGCCGAACAACACCTGCAACCACAACGACCGGCCTTTGTCGTTCACCGACTCGACCGTGCCGCCACCGGCCTGATACTGATAGCACACGAAAAAAAGGCTGCGGCCGCGTTGTCTGCCCTATTCCAGTCTCGTGATATTGAAAAACATTATCGTGCCGTCGTGCATGGGCGATTTCCTGATGAGGAACAATGCCTCACCACCGAGATTGATGGCAAGGCAGCAACCAGTCATGCACGCAAACTGGACTTTGCTGAAGGTGTTAACCGCAGTCTAGTGGCAATAAGAATTGAGACCGGGCGTAAACACCAAATTCGTAGACACTTGAGTGAGGCGGGTTTTCCTATCATTGGTGACCGACTCTATGGAAAAACTGAAAAAAAAGGCGCGCATGAAGACCTGCAACTGACGGCCTTCACACTCGCCTTCCTGTGCCCGATTACCGGCACCCCGCGGACATATCATTTATCCGAAGATAAACTACCGCGGCTATCGTCCCTGAACAAATCCTGA
- a CDS encoding class I SAM-dependent methyltransferase, with translation MADIQTYLDTLRQDIAFDVRLRDKELRFRSTWGLFSPREIDEGTRLLLDYIDIAEDADSLDIGCGYGPLGITLAKLAPKGQHLLVDKDFVAIDYANKNIKENRLDNARAMLSNAFDQVGERKFDVIVSNIPAKVGKEMLLLILYDALAHLNPGGELYVVTINGLRKFMKRHFEEVFGNYKKLKQGTNYTVARAIKEA, from the coding sequence ATGGCCGACATACAGACCTATCTGGATACCCTGCGCCAGGATATCGCCTTTGATGTACGTCTGCGTGATAAGGAATTACGCTTTCGTTCTACCTGGGGACTCTTCTCACCGCGTGAGATCGATGAGGGCACACGGCTGCTGCTCGACTACATCGATATCGCCGAGGATGCCGACAGCCTCGACATCGGCTGTGGTTATGGCCCCCTTGGTATCACCCTCGCCAAACTCGCCCCCAAAGGCCAACACCTGCTGGTCGATAAGGATTTTGTCGCCATTGACTATGCAAACAAGAATATTAAAGAGAACCGCCTGGATAATGCCAGGGCCATGCTTAGCAATGCCTTTGACCAGGTTGGCGAGCGTAAATTTGATGTCATTGTTTCGAATATTCCTGCCAAGGTCGGCAAGGAGATGTTGCTGCTGATTCTCTATGATGCCCTGGCCCATCTGAATCCGGGCGGGGAACTATATGTGGTAACGATCAATGGCCTGCGCAAATTCATGAAACGCCATTTTGAAGAAGTCTTTGGTAATTACAAAAAACTCAAGCAGGGTACCAATTACACCGTCGCGCGCGCCATCAAAGAAGCATGA
- a CDS encoding histidine phosphatase family protein: MTDTSIIDLIRHGEPVGGRAYRGHTIDDPLNDKGWQQMWQAVGEHAPWSQIISSPLLRCRDFADALAEKHAISVETDERLKEVGFGEWEGKTPEQLRHERLQEYEAFYQDPVNNRPVGAEPLKEFINRVTEAYEETVSRHRGQHILLVTHAGVIRAVIAHILHADPLGMYRITVHNAGITRIRSTIYGDMLEYHNHTLEK, encoded by the coding sequence ATGACTGACACCAGTATTATTGACTTAATCCGCCATGGTGAGCCGGTTGGCGGCCGTGCCTACCGTGGCCATACTATCGATGACCCGCTCAATGACAAGGGCTGGCAACAGATGTGGCAGGCAGTAGGCGAACATGCGCCCTGGTCACAAATCATCTCTTCTCCACTGTTACGTTGTCGTGACTTTGCCGACGCCCTGGCCGAGAAACACGCAATCTCGGTAGAGACCGATGAGCGCCTGAAAGAGGTCGGCTTTGGGGAATGGGAAGGTAAAACCCCCGAGCAACTTAGGCACGAACGCCTGCAGGAATACGAGGCCTTTTATCAAGACCCCGTGAATAATCGACCGGTGGGTGCCGAGCCGCTCAAAGAGTTTATTAACCGCGTCACCGAGGCGTACGAGGAGACTGTTAGCCGCCACCGTGGCCAACACATCCTGCTGGTCACCCACGCCGGTGTCATACGTGCCGTCATTGCCCATATCCTTCATGCTGACCCGCTTGGCATGTATCGCATCACGGTGCACAATGCCGGTATCACGCGTATCCGTTCCACGATATATGGCGATATGCTCGAATACCATAACCACACATTAGAGAAATAA
- a CDS encoding TIGR00645 family protein — protein sequence MSNTPRNASMAIMGNMIFWSRWLQAPLYLGLIVAQGVYVFLFLKELTHLVADANTFTENQIMLIVLGLIDVVMIANLLIMVIIGGYETFVSRLQLKEHPDQPQWLAHVNATTMKIKLSMALIGISSIHLLKTFINAEHMANDTIYWQVVIHLTFIVSAIAMAVTDFIMNKSIAVAHAHEH from the coding sequence ATGAGTAATACACCACGCAATGCTTCCATGGCTATCATGGGCAATATGATCTTCTGGAGTCGCTGGCTACAGGCACCGCTCTACCTCGGCCTGATTGTCGCACAGGGTGTCTATGTCTTCCTGTTCCTGAAGGAACTGACCCACCTGGTTGCGGACGCCAATACCTTTACCGAAAACCAGATCATGTTAATTGTTCTGGGCTTGATTGACGTAGTCATGATCGCCAATCTGTTAATCATGGTCATCATAGGGGGATACGAAACCTTCGTCTCCAGACTGCAGCTGAAAGAGCACCCTGACCAGCCACAGTGGCTGGCTCACGTTAACGCGACTACCATGAAAATTAAACTTTCCATGGCGCTGATTGGTATTTCTTCGATTCACCTGTTGAAAACCTTCATTAATGCCGAGCACATGGCCAATGACACCATCTACTGGCAGGTTGTTATCCATCTGACCTTCATCGTGTCCGCGATTGCCATGGCAGTCACAGACTTTATTATGAACAAGAGCATTGCCGTTGCACATGCTCATGAACATTAA
- a CDS encoding nitric oxide reductase activation protein NorD: MSINLKDYEEQLQDVAPEVRDVLESIFQEAARVMSPAGLQKYLDGAKSLCNLGRGTDVVISYLQNMPLVVKECGEDILDDSITAALKLSSMTSGEVVALLFSSMPTAARRLGDAELLRGYLTLIHQTASTASRGLRPMLNHIDELLSKLTLSGLRRWTQFGTQAYRRDYNNLIAYFGLESQDSRAILQKERRGVLFIDTQRKLNFYLRALWGRDFFLRPTGADYTDFRPYIDNLIFHMPDAVDDIGDIKGLELYRATAAHMASHLCYSTAAISAEALSPAQMFFIGFMEDARIEYKAMNAFPGLRKLWRSLLDINYEEEPEHPTMLALERIALMLLDKNVSTDDQELGEFIQRFHDEIEAEQDNNQYSWHMGVELFNLFSARKEVPSLRILERIRIPYRDDNRFVWEFSEINWDQGVEYMAASQRQVRRMVSVIEMANEVDCELAGDDAQEIWTCSTNMRPYEDDLTDEQISFNDMWGKEPVSEPFHYQEWDYQIQLHRPDWATVYERRQPKGNPEDIEEILTEHKPIAHRIRQIIDLLTPAGVQRVRNMEDGDEIDLNAAVDAMISIRMGEQPNPRITMRNVLKTRDLSVVILMDLSESTNEAMAGSEKTVLQLTREAATLVSTAINGIGDPFALHGFASDGRHDVQYYRFKDFNQHFDDDVKSRLAGMQGGLSTRMGAAMRHAGQHLLKQPERRKLLLIVTDGEPADIDERDPQHLRHDTKKAVEELYSKGVLSYCLTLDPNADNYVKRIFGANNYTVIDNVDRLPEQLPVLFASLTS; this comes from the coding sequence TGCTTGAGAGCATCTTTCAGGAAGCCGCCAGGGTTATGTCCCCTGCCGGTCTGCAAAAGTATCTGGATGGCGCCAAGTCTCTGTGCAATCTCGGTCGTGGTACCGATGTAGTCATTTCTTACCTGCAGAACATGCCTCTGGTCGTAAAAGAATGTGGCGAAGACATACTTGATGACAGCATTACTGCTGCGCTGAAACTCTCTTCCATGACTTCTGGTGAAGTGGTTGCATTACTCTTCAGTAGTATGCCGACTGCCGCACGTCGTCTGGGCGATGCCGAACTGTTACGTGGTTACCTGACCCTGATACATCAAACGGCATCGACGGCTTCACGCGGCCTGCGGCCAATGCTGAATCATATCGACGAGCTATTGTCCAAGCTGACCTTGAGCGGTCTGCGCCGCTGGACCCAGTTTGGCACCCAGGCGTACCGTCGTGACTACAATAATTTAATCGCCTATTTCGGTCTTGAATCACAGGACAGTAGGGCGATCTTGCAAAAAGAACGTCGCGGCGTATTGTTCATTGATACGCAGCGCAAATTAAATTTTTATTTACGTGCGCTGTGGGGCCGGGACTTTTTCTTGCGTCCAACGGGTGCGGATTACACCGACTTTCGCCCCTATATTGATAACCTGATCTTCCATATGCCCGATGCAGTAGATGATATTGGCGACATTAAAGGGCTCGAGCTATACCGTGCCACGGCTGCACACATGGCCTCACACCTCTGTTATTCCACCGCGGCTATCTCGGCTGAGGCATTAAGTCCGGCACAAATGTTCTTTATCGGTTTCATGGAGGATGCTCGCATTGAGTACAAGGCCATGAATGCTTTCCCGGGTTTGAGAAAACTCTGGCGATCCTTGCTCGACATAAACTACGAAGAAGAACCTGAGCATCCAACGATGCTGGCGCTGGAACGTATTGCATTAATGTTACTCGATAAAAATGTCTCGACCGATGATCAGGAACTGGGCGAGTTCATACAACGCTTCCACGACGAAATCGAAGCAGAGCAAGATAACAATCAATACAGCTGGCACATGGGTGTTGAGCTATTTAATCTGTTTAGCGCCCGCAAGGAAGTTCCCAGCTTGCGTATCCTTGAGCGTATTCGCATCCCCTATCGCGATGACAATCGTTTCGTCTGGGAATTTTCAGAAATCAACTGGGATCAAGGCGTCGAATACATGGCTGCCAGCCAGCGCCAGGTGCGCAGGATGGTCAGCGTCATTGAAATGGCCAATGAGGTCGACTGCGAGCTTGCCGGTGATGATGCCCAGGAAATCTGGACCTGCTCTACCAATATGCGCCCCTACGAGGATGACCTGACTGACGAGCAGATAAGCTTCAATGATATGTGGGGTAAAGAACCTGTTTCTGAACCCTTCCATTACCAGGAATGGGACTACCAGATTCAATTACACCGGCCTGACTGGGCGACGGTATATGAACGTCGTCAGCCAAAAGGGAATCCGGAAGACATCGAGGAAATCCTTACTGAACACAAACCGATTGCACACCGTATTAGACAGATTATTGACTTATTAACGCCCGCAGGTGTGCAACGTGTGCGTAACATGGAAGACGGTGATGAGATCGATCTGAATGCAGCAGTTGATGCCATGATTTCAATCCGCATGGGAGAACAACCTAACCCACGTATCACCATGCGTAATGTCTTGAAGACTCGTGACCTTTCAGTGGTGATACTCATGGATCTGTCTGAATCGACCAATGAAGCTATGGCCGGTTCGGAAAAAACCGTATTACAACTGACTCGTGAGGCGGCGACACTGGTTTCAACTGCCATCAATGGTATCGGTGATCCCTTTGCCTTGCACGGCTTCGCCTCCGATGGTCGCCACGATGTGCAATATTACCGCTTTAAGGATTTCAACCAGCATTTTGATGATGATGTGAAATCACGCCTCGCCGGCATGCAGGGTGGCTTATCTACCCGCATGGGCGCAGCGATGCGTCATGCCGGGCAACATTTATTGAAACAACCTGAACGGCGAAAATTGTTATTAATTGTGACTGATGGTGAGCCGGCGGATATCGATGAGCGCGACCCGCAACACCTGCGCCACGATACCAAAAAAGCGGTTGAAGAACTCTATAGCAAGGGTGTCCTGAGTTATTGCCTGACACTGGATCCCAACGCCGACAACTACGTCAAACGTATCTTTGGTGCCAATAACTATACCGTTATTGATAATGTCGACAGACTACCGGAACAACTACCGGTACTATTTGCCAGCCTGACATCGTAA